GGTTGTAAATTATGTCTTTTTACAAAATCTTCACTCGCTACAATCACAAAAGCAGCACCATCAGAAGTTTGCGATGAATTGCCGGCAGTAACACTGCCATTGGCAGCAAAAGCGGGCTTGAGTTTGCTCAGTGTTTCAATGGAAGTATCGGCGCGGGGACCTTCATCGGTATCTATCACAAAATTGCGCTCGGCGCGTTTGCCTTGCTCATTCACATATACTTCATCTACTTTTACAGGCAAAATTCCATTTTTAAAATATCCTTTTTCTATCGCATTGATAGCTTTGCGATGCGAATGGTAGGCAAATTCGTCCTGATCCTGACGGCTGACATGGTATTTTTGAGCTACTGCCTCTGCGGTCAATCCCATACTGCTGTAATAGTCGGGGTGAGTTTTGGCAACTTCATAATTCAGTTCGGTGCGCCACCCTACCATTGGCACCAAACTCATACTTTCTACACCTCCGGCAATAATACATTCAGCCATACCTGCCTGAATTTTAGCGGCGGCAATGGCGATAGTTTCCACACCCGACGCACAATAGCGGTTCACGGTCATACCGGCAGTGGTTTTGGGCAGCACACGCACCCCAATCATACGACCGATTTGCATACCCTGTGCCGCTTCGGGAATAGCATTCCCGACTACGAGGTCTTCCACCAAAACGGGGTCAAGTTGCGGCACACTCGCCAATAATTGTTGAATAACATCTACTGCTAGATCATCGGGGCGCACAAAACGAAAGCCGCCTTTTTTGGATTTGGTGACGGCTGTTCTGAAACCGGCAACTAAATAAGCATTTTGCATACTACGAAAAATATTAAAAAAAATGGTAGATGGTAAATAACCACACAAAATTTAAAACTGTAAAAAAACGATGTTTTTTTGTATTATAGCTACTGAAAAATAAATTTTATCAAAAAAAATTCAAGCATGGCATTTTTCAAACCTATGCCCCTGCATCAATGTATCAGCCATATTCGGATATATATAACAACGCTGTGACAACAGGGTTCGTGAGCAGAAACAATAAATCAGATAAAAAAGCAGTATCGGCTCACAAAAAAAACATCAATTTTTGTAAAACAATAAAGAAGAAGATGCGGCAGGTGCTTGTTCTGGGCGATGGAGTGTAATACGATACATACCAACCGGCAAACCGGAAATATCATATTGCCAGTGGGCGGCATTTTCAACAGGTATATGATACCAAGTTTTTCCTTGCATATCGCCGATTTCCAACATACCTGCCTCTACATTTTGCAGATTAAGCTGTTGATATACAGGGTTTTGTGCAATACCGAAAGCTACTTGTCCGCCTGCAATATTGTCAATACCATCAGTAATACAATCCAACTGTATAATTTGCTGAAGAGTATCGCGCTCGCCGGATAGGTTTTCTACAATAAGAGTTACTTCATAATTACCATTGGCGGTATAAATATGGGAAGGATTCATTTGTTGTGAGCCGCTGCCATCACCAAAAGCCCATTGATATTGTACTTCTTCGGTATTATTTTCTTCGGCGTTGAAATAAATTTCGTAGCAATACTCTTCATTGGCGGTATATGTGAAAGCAGCCGAAGCGGGCGATGCTTGATAAATATATTCCACCGACAATAAATTGCTGGTGCTATCCGTCTTTTGATAATTCAATGTAGCCAAAGGATAATCTTTATCTTTTGCCCAAAAGCGCAGGCTTTGAGCATATACTAAAGTATCCAAATATGGCAAAGGAATAATATCCTGTATCAATTCTTCTGGAACGGGAATCGGAAAGCCCGGAATCAGTTCTACAAAAACGCCCGTAGTGATATGAGCTTCTATGTCTTCATTGTAGCGCAACACTTCGGTGGGACTGCTGTTGGGCAAAGTGAGCGTACCGAAAGCATCAATTTGGCTTTGATTTTGCAAATCTATTTTGATTTGATAATAGGCACTGTCAAAATAAATGCGTGCTACCATTTCGGCTTCGCTCTGCCACTGATCGTTGAGGTTGCCCACCGACCAAAAACGATAAGCGGGGTCGGAATCGATAACGATGCTTTCCTGTCCAATACCGAACTGCGAAGT
Above is a genomic segment from Sphingobacteriales bacterium containing:
- a CDS encoding acetyl-CoA C-acyltransferase, with product MQNAYLVAGFRTAVTKSKKGGFRFVRPDDLAVDVIQQLLASVPQLDPVLVEDLVVGNAIPEAAQGMQIGRMIGVRVLPKTTAGMTVNRYCASGVETIAIAAAKIQAGMAECIIAGGVESMSLVPMVGWRTELNYEVAKTHPDYYSSMGLTAEAVAQKYHVSRQDQDEFAYHSHRKAINAIEKGYFKNGILPVKVDEVYVNEQGKRAERNFVIDTDEGPRADTSIETLSKLKPAFAANGSVTAGNSSQTSDGAAFVIVASEDFVKRHNLQPIGRFITAISVGVDPKYMGIGPVAAIPKALKNAGLQLNDIDLIELNEAFAAQALAVIREAGLNPDVVNINGGAIALGHPLGCTGTKLTVQILDDLKRLNKKYGMVTACVGGGQGIAGIVERL
- a CDS encoding PKD domain-containing protein — its product is MRFPFLQHTHTALFCCFILLGMYQNTWAQISITPSDLPQIGTNLWTKTQALPQNINAGIADALTAQMWNFSSLQSPTLNKVMFVANENATQSPFPAATFKRSVSISSLLGFEFDFGTGGFALPDADAYYSKDAQGNVRIEGLWFDTSQFGIGQESIVIDSDPAYRFWSVGNLNDQWQSEAEMVARIYFDSAYYQIKIDLQNQSQIDAFGTLTLPNSSPTEVLRYNEDIEAHITTGVFVELIPGFPIPVPEELIQDIIPLPYLDTLVYAQSLRFWAKDKDYPLATLNYQKTDSTSNLLSVEYIYQASPASAAFTYTANEEYCYEIYFNAEENNTEEVQYQWAFGDGSGSQQMNPSHIYTANGNYEVTLIVENLSGERDTLQQIIQLDCITDGIDNIAGGQVAFGIAQNPVYQQLNLQNVEAGMLEIGDMQGKTWYHIPVENAAHWQYDISGLPVGMYRITLHRPEQAPAASSSLLFYKN